The following are encoded together in the Bradymonas sediminis genome:
- a CDS encoding flagellar biosynthetic protein FliR → MWEFLTDQGVQRGIDQAILLAVLVSARMAPVVYLVPYLGGQAMPQQVKMGISIALTILVYPAVWQMGAAAALPAGSLHITALILKELVVGLMIGFIAALAFDAMRIAGQLIDGARGQTMATAMVPQLKSQESVSADLLYQLGVVVFLLSGGHRLFLAALVRSYVMLPPTRFPNFGENLQTITFGLVRLAADAITLGVLLAFPVVAAILLMNIMLALVNKTAPQINVFFLGMPIKAVLGVAILLVGLHVVIDRFLEDATLSVVHVLQLLELMQ, encoded by the coding sequence ATGTGGGAGTTTCTGACCGATCAGGGCGTTCAGCGGGGCATCGACCAGGCGATTTTGCTGGCGGTGCTGGTGTCTGCGCGCATGGCGCCGGTGGTCTATTTGGTGCCGTATTTGGGCGGGCAGGCGATGCCGCAGCAGGTGAAGATGGGCATCTCGATCGCGCTGACGATCCTGGTGTACCCGGCGGTGTGGCAGATGGGCGCGGCGGCGGCGCTGCCGGCCGGGTCGCTGCATATCACCGCGCTAATCCTCAAAGAGTTAGTGGTCGGGTTGATGATCGGTTTTATCGCCGCGCTCGCCTTCGACGCGATGCGAATCGCCGGGCAATTGATCGACGGGGCGCGGGGGCAAACGATGGCGACCGCGATGGTGCCGCAGCTCAAGAGCCAGGAGAGCGTGTCGGCCGATCTTCTCTACCAACTCGGGGTGGTGGTCTTTTTGCTCAGCGGCGGGCATCGGCTTTTTTTAGCGGCGTTGGTTCGCAGCTATGTGATGCTGCCGCCGACGCGGTTCCCGAATTTCGGGGAGAATCTGCAGACCATCACCTTCGGCCTGGTGCGCCTGGCCGCCGACGCGATCACGCTCGGCGTTCTGCTCGCCTTTCCGGTCGTCGCGGCGATTCTGCTCATGAATATTATGCTCGCGCTGGTCAACAAAACCGCGCCGCAGATCAACGTGTTCTTTCTGGGGATGCCGATTAAGGCGGTGCTGGGCGTGGCCATCTTATTGGTGGGCCTGCATGTCGTCATCGACCGGTTTTTGGAAGACGCGACGCTCAGCGTGGTGCATGTGCTTCAGCTTTTGGAGCTTATGCAATGA
- a CDS encoding response regulator, with amino-acid sequence MKPLILIIDDSELILQMLTMICEQAGYRVASCPDMAAVAPAIRAEAPALILSDLNLPDLGGRDPVSVLREDPALAHTPIVLISGMDPEELRQKARALGADGSLSKEAGMPGMMSGLPPLIASLIK; translated from the coding sequence GTGAAGCCATTAATTTTAATAATTGACGATAGTGAGCTGATCCTGCAGATGCTCACGATGATCTGTGAGCAGGCGGGATATCGGGTGGCGTCATGCCCGGATATGGCGGCGGTTGCGCCGGCGATCCGGGCCGAGGCGCCCGCGCTCATCCTGAGCGATCTGAACCTGCCCGACCTGGGCGGGCGGGATCCGGTCAGCGTTTTGCGCGAAGACCCCGCGCTAGCGCACACGCCCATTGTCCTGATCTCGGGGATGGACCCCGAAGAGTTGCGCCAGAAGGCGCGGGCGCTGGGGGCCGACGGGTCCTTGTCGAAAGAAGCGGGTATGCCGGGGATGATGAGCGGGTTGCCGCCCTTGATCGCCAGCCTTATTAAGTAG
- the fliQ gene encoding flagellar biosynthesis protein FliQ: MENYILQITRQALLLVLIVSAPPVMASLVVGLMLSVFQATTQIQEQTLTFVPKLIAVFVSLVIAGPWIGGQLLAFTRLLFEGFPEFF; the protein is encoded by the coding sequence ATGGAGAATTATATTCTGCAGATTACCCGCCAGGCGCTTCTTTTGGTGCTGATTGTGTCGGCGCCGCCGGTGATGGCGAGTCTGGTGGTGGGGCTGATGCTGAGCGTGTTTCAGGCGACGACCCAGATTCAGGAGCAGACGCTGACCTTTGTGCCAAAGCTTATCGCGGTCTTTGTGAGTCTGGTCATCGCGGGGCCGTGGATCGGCGGGCAATTGCTGGCGTTTACACGCCTACTTTTCGAGGGCTTCCCGGAGTTCTTTTGA
- a CDS encoding tetratricopeptide repeat protein, producing MILNDTEIWSLSKLGFVLYMREHHEEAAAIFRGLLHLQPRLPYSWYVLGLIRRDQGDAGEAAQALKHALSCDAEFWAARVVLAELFYQNGRPGEALTILKPILGARRTQDATRDAAIRRGRALWKCWQRGGRLRAK from the coding sequence ATGATTCTCAATGATACCGAGATTTGGAGTCTGTCGAAGCTGGGGTTTGTGCTCTATATGCGCGAGCATCACGAGGAGGCCGCCGCGATTTTTCGGGGCCTGCTGCATCTGCAGCCGCGGCTGCCCTATAGTTGGTATGTGCTGGGGCTTATTCGCAGGGACCAGGGCGACGCGGGCGAGGCGGCCCAGGCGCTCAAACATGCGCTGAGCTGTGATGCCGAGTTTTGGGCTGCGCGGGTGGTGCTGGCGGAGCTCTTCTACCAGAATGGGCGCCCCGGGGAGGCGCTCACGATTCTTAAACCCATCTTGGGCGCTCGGAGAACACAGGACGCGACGCGTGATGCGGCGATCCGGCGCGGGCGGGCGCTATGGAAGTGTTGGCAGCGGGGCGGGCGGCTACGCGCAAAATAA
- a CDS encoding MBL fold metallo-hydrolase yields the protein MSFDILMTGVGNAFSRQHYGMSFLLQKDDFLLAVDCPDNYRTALQEHDFQHTVGGEGRTIDVDIIDAIVITHLHGDHVNGLEMSLAYRRYAAGGIWDVHTSPEAARDLWEKRLEVALGTSYNGETYDKLGPEDYYRLHEIPWAEPRQIGPFEITTRPTVHHLPTMAMRISDGEHTFGYSCDTAYDPALIEWLADADFILHETSFGPGHTPLKDLMALPVELREKMIVGHLPENFADIDELEFARQGARYSVG from the coding sequence ATGAGCTTCGATATCTTGATGACCGGGGTTGGCAACGCGTTCTCACGCCAACATTACGGGATGAGCTTCTTGCTGCAAAAAGACGACTTTTTGCTCGCCGTTGACTGCCCGGATAACTATCGCACTGCGCTGCAAGAGCACGATTTTCAACACACGGTGGGTGGGGAAGGCCGCACGATCGACGTCGACATTATCGACGCGATTGTGATCACCCATTTGCATGGCGACCACGTCAACGGCTTGGAGATGTCGCTGGCCTACCGGCGCTACGCCGCCGGTGGAATCTGGGATGTGCATACCTCCCCCGAAGCCGCCCGCGACCTCTGGGAGAAGCGCCTGGAGGTGGCGCTCGGGACGTCTTATAACGGCGAGACCTACGATAAATTGGGCCCCGAAGATTATTATCGTCTCCACGAAATCCCCTGGGCAGAGCCTCGCCAGATCGGCCCCTTCGAGATCACGACGCGCCCCACGGTGCATCATCTCCCGACGATGGCCATGCGCATTAGCGACGGCGAGCATACCTTCGGCTATTCCTGTGACACGGCCTATGACCCGGCGTTGATCGAGTGGCTCGCGGACGCCGACTTTATCCTGCATGAGACGAGCTTTGGCCCCGGGCACACCCCGCTAAAAGATCTGATGGCGCTGCCGGTCGAGCTGCGCGAGAAGATGATCGTCGGGCACCTTCCCGAGAATTTCGCCGATATCGACGAGCTCGAGTTCGCGCGCCAGGGCGCGCGTTATTCGGTGGGTTGA
- a CDS encoding EscU/YscU/HrcU family type III secretion system export apparatus switch protein has translation MSEKTEKPTQKRRDKARKEGNVAKSAEFTGAMVVLFAWAGLSAWMTVIVGRSAGLITHSIELVSGRNPTQADIGPFLLAALSELGLMIAPPLALAFVAALFFNYVQIGALFTLEPLMPQGKRLDPVGGFKKMFAPKKLVDLAKNIAKLTVSGLLGYLVIRDKLPMLIELPRMTLSKGMIIVSDVVFDLCMYLGGALIGFGIADLFWQRHQHEQGLMMGKDEIKREYKEAQGDQQVKGERKKLHRELLRGGGTKQVKKADAVVVNPTHIAVALRYDADAGGAPRVLSAGRGEVAKEIKRLARRYGIPIVKNIDLARALVDTEIDSEIPAEFYEPVAELLTYVYRLRQERENDSQ, from the coding sequence ATGAGCGAAAAGACCGAAAAACCCACACAGAAGCGCCGCGATAAGGCGCGCAAAGAGGGCAATGTTGCGAAGTCGGCGGAGTTCACCGGCGCGATGGTCGTGCTCTTTGCCTGGGCGGGGCTGAGCGCGTGGATGACGGTGATCGTGGGGCGCTCCGCCGGGTTGATTACGCATAGTATTGAGCTCGTATCGGGGCGCAACCCGACACAGGCCGATATTGGGCCATTCTTATTGGCCGCGCTCTCCGAGCTCGGCCTGATGATCGCGCCGCCGCTCGCGTTGGCTTTCGTGGCGGCGCTGTTTTTCAATTATGTGCAAATCGGCGCGCTCTTTACCCTGGAGCCGCTCATGCCCCAGGGCAAACGCCTCGACCCGGTTGGCGGCTTTAAGAAGATGTTCGCCCCCAAAAAGCTCGTCGATTTGGCCAAAAATATTGCAAAATTAACGGTCTCGGGCCTGCTCGGGTATCTGGTGATTCGCGATAAATTACCGATGCTTATCGAACTTCCGCGCATGACGCTGTCGAAGGGCATGATCATCGTGTCGGACGTGGTCTTCGACCTGTGCATGTATTTGGGCGGGGCGCTTATCGGGTTTGGGATCGCCGATTTATTCTGGCAGCGCCATCAGCATGAGCAGGGCCTGATGATGGGGAAAGACGAGATCAAACGCGAGTATAAGGAGGCCCAGGGAGACCAGCAGGTGAAGGGCGAGCGTAAAAAACTCCACCGCGAATTGCTGCGCGGCGGCGGCACCAAGCAGGTTAAAAAGGCCGACGCGGTGGTGGTCAACCCGACCCATATCGCGGTGGCGCTTCGCTATGACGCGGACGCCGGCGGCGCGCCGCGAGTGCTGTCGGCCGGGCGCGGTGAAGTCGCCAAGGAGATCAAACGTCTGGCTCGGCGCTACGGCATCCCGATCGTCAAGAATATCGACCTTGCGCGGGCGCTGGTCGACACCGAGATCGACTCGGAGATCCCGGCCGAGTTTTACGAACCCGTGGCCGAATTGCTGACCTATGTGTATCGACTCAGACAGGAGAGGGAAAATGATTCTCAATGA
- a CDS encoding MYXO-CTERM sorting domain-containing protein, with protein MMPTSTNRLGLPHWISPKFALFSVLIFLAACSTDSCSCDGFEQAEFPAAHYDKTLASGGQLRISQPGLEFMEGQVPNLIEQFQPGGLSFCIPRDTSGTPEICPTSTCTDGTEGCQLDLEIDDAALLPEPNDTLNVDITVGDIGGKDANGDRQDVIDVRLRFLGMRMTCDLVIYNKNGDESLPAQIQAQLPITFSVDNNSPTGDVRIDVGDIAMADFTDQVSYKLRGGAGCTIGGWIAPLFNGTINNMLQDQLGSIVDGLTNEQLCRACGADQPACPGNSTCGDNGGTDSCMYPSGECVPRTLGMEGNLKLGELIGSFSQNPTSEVAILAKLADMATVDTGLNLGLRIGAQPTEFGRCVPIDPTARPSFDAIPPSPELLADVTPNGDPFMLGIGVHKRALEHVLWSTWGGGALCMKLDSAQISQLSTDTLGLLLPSIKDLAGSGASTFLQIAPQTAPAITLGANTVTETADGYTIDEALMNLDWKDLDLHFYVYANDRYVRAFSLRTDLLLPIALASDGQGSIIPVLGDMENAVTNVRPMQTELLKEDPQVLIDLIPTLVGMALPSLAGSISQPIELPEVFGYRIAMEQKNITSIDNKTMLGIFAELVPVTQPLGIQFNSRILGHQLDLSQTTEAGVPRPVLTLNVMADLPDFMPADAAMDIEYSWRVNGGIWSLYQSSETLEIRDPMLVLQGKHRVEVRARFRGDHRSTEPVPSMVIVDVDYTAPTLEISRQNAIVNLLATDAIDTAEQLQFRHRIVSHELTSEWSAWGSTRAINLLEMDAPARFTLIAEARDRAGHVAQQEQEIAWDRRESALNSVDDTTTGTTPANESKSGGCSATGDQSPMGSLAGALALLGGLFFARRKRLSGRAASLMLAFLAVATLGLTGCDDDASQKNLVEGGDCDPVCTGDDICVDGTCQAPEEDACTSADDCGACENGGVAVCNDDGTCGCTEACPTELPDPCAQTTCDPGFEPSATSAGTMDPATCEVSGAVCDCVALPPLSLGVHGLYASVAERGEVRATAVYNKTYGDLMVATLSATGEPTWYFVDGLPETGPVTGALDGPRGGIATRGPKVGTHTAIGIDANDTLHVLYRDEDNSSLKYARGTKAGDAYTFETKTLNEDGDSGFYSSVLVADGVVHAVYSVTNFEDPTDGWQTQMRSINFAIDAPMDQLEPAADLVATAANHDPCGNSCVGTEVCVTSQTPAACVIKTRDCSATCDDGFACIDGTCETIFVSQAKEYPLMTGLFSQLSSTDTGIAVTFYDHINQQVGWAKRNDQTWDAAQFLGNTSGPYVSGAFDANGQLHLAYMDPVAQQLLYEQVGNGTPEVVADGARDTVNGYILADIGEDVDLRLLADGSVELLYQDATAHTLVLATRDPAGAWTSTTLSEPGSPYTGAHGFFATMVREPSTSSLAVDFVLNQQADPTVGQPEFHTLP; from the coding sequence ATGATGCCAACATCGACGAATCGACTGGGGCTCCCCCACTGGATTTCACCCAAATTTGCGCTCTTTTCAGTGCTCATCTTTTTGGCGGCTTGTTCTACAGATAGTTGCAGTTGCGACGGCTTTGAGCAGGCGGAGTTCCCCGCGGCCCACTATGACAAGACGCTCGCCAGCGGCGGGCAATTGCGCATCAGCCAGCCGGGCCTTGAGTTCATGGAAGGCCAGGTGCCCAACCTGATCGAGCAATTCCAGCCCGGCGGGCTGAGCTTTTGCATTCCGCGCGACACATCTGGGACCCCTGAGATTTGCCCCACATCAACCTGCACCGACGGCACGGAGGGCTGCCAGCTCGACCTCGAGATCGATGACGCCGCGCTGCTCCCCGAGCCCAATGACACGCTCAATGTCGACATCACCGTCGGCGACATCGGCGGCAAAGATGCCAACGGCGACCGCCAGGACGTAATTGATGTTCGCCTCAGATTTCTTGGTATGCGCATGACCTGCGACCTGGTCATCTACAATAAGAACGGCGACGAATCCCTGCCCGCTCAGATCCAGGCTCAATTGCCGATCACATTTAGCGTCGACAACAACTCACCCACGGGCGATGTTCGCATCGATGTCGGCGATATCGCCATGGCAGACTTCACTGACCAGGTCTCCTATAAGCTTCGAGGAGGCGCCGGCTGCACGATCGGCGGCTGGATCGCGCCGCTGTTTAACGGCACGATCAATAATATGCTCCAGGACCAACTCGGGTCGATCGTCGACGGGCTGACCAACGAGCAGCTCTGCCGCGCCTGTGGCGCCGACCAGCCCGCTTGCCCGGGCAACTCGACCTGCGGCGACAACGGCGGCACCGACTCCTGCATGTACCCCAGCGGCGAGTGCGTGCCGCGCACCCTGGGCATGGAAGGAAACCTGAAGCTCGGCGAATTGATCGGCTCCTTCTCCCAAAACCCGACCTCCGAGGTCGCGATTTTGGCCAAACTCGCCGATATGGCGACCGTGGACACCGGCCTGAACCTGGGCCTTCGCATCGGCGCACAGCCCACCGAATTCGGCCGCTGCGTGCCGATCGACCCGACCGCGCGCCCCAGCTTCGACGCCATCCCGCCCTCGCCCGAACTGCTCGCCGATGTGACCCCGAACGGCGACCCCTTCATGCTCGGCATTGGCGTACACAAACGCGCGCTTGAGCATGTCCTGTGGTCCACCTGGGGCGGCGGAGCGCTTTGCATGAAGCTCGACAGCGCCCAGATCTCCCAGCTCAGCACCGACACCCTGGGCCTGCTGCTGCCGAGCATCAAGGACCTGGCCGGCTCCGGCGCCAGCACCTTCTTGCAGATCGCCCCGCAGACCGCCCCCGCGATCACGCTCGGCGCCAATACGGTCACCGAGACCGCGGACGGCTACACCATTGACGAGGCGTTGATGAACCTCGATTGGAAGGATCTCGACCTGCATTTCTACGTCTACGCCAACGACCGATACGTGCGCGCGTTCTCGCTTCGCACCGACCTGCTCCTGCCGATCGCTTTGGCCTCCGACGGCCAGGGAAGCATCATCCCGGTGCTGGGCGATATGGAGAACGCCGTGACCAACGTGCGCCCGATGCAAACCGAGCTGCTCAAAGAAGACCCGCAGGTGCTGATCGACCTCATCCCGACGCTGGTCGGCATGGCGCTGCCGAGCCTCGCCGGCTCGATCAGCCAGCCCATCGAGCTGCCGGAGGTCTTCGGCTACCGCATCGCCATGGAGCAAAAGAATATCACCAGCATCGACAATAAGACGATGCTCGGGATCTTCGCCGAGCTGGTGCCGGTCACCCAGCCGCTGGGCATCCAATTCAACTCGCGCATCCTCGGACACCAGCTCGACCTGAGCCAGACGACCGAGGCGGGCGTGCCGCGCCCGGTGCTCACCCTCAACGTCATGGCCGACCTGCCGGACTTCATGCCGGCCGACGCGGCCATGGATATCGAGTATAGCTGGCGCGTCAACGGCGGCATCTGGAGCCTGTATCAAAGCAGCGAGACGCTTGAGATTCGCGACCCGATGCTCGTGCTTCAAGGCAAGCACCGCGTTGAGGTACGCGCGCGCTTCCGCGGCGACCACCGCAGCACCGAGCCGGTGCCGTCGATGGTCATCGTCGACGTCGACTACACCGCGCCGACGCTGGAGATTTCGCGTCAAAACGCCATCGTAAACCTGCTGGCTACCGACGCGATCGACACCGCCGAGCAGCTCCAATTCCGCCACCGCATCGTCAGCCACGAGCTCACCAGTGAGTGGAGCGCGTGGGGCTCAACCCGCGCCATCAACCTGCTTGAGATGGACGCTCCCGCACGCTTCACCCTCATCGCCGAAGCCCGTGACCGCGCTGGTCATGTCGCTCAGCAAGAGCAAGAGATCGCCTGGGACCGTCGCGAATCCGCCCTCAACAGCGTGGACGACACCACCACCGGCACCACCCCGGCCAATGAGTCGAAATCCGGCGGCTGCTCCGCCACCGGCGACCAATCGCCCATGGGCTCGCTCGCCGGCGCCCTCGCCCTATTGGGCGGCCTGTTCTTTGCGCGCCGCAAGCGCCTGAGCGGCCGCGCCGCCTCGCTGATGCTCGCGTTCCTCGCGGTCGCCACGCTCGGCCTGACCGGCTGTGACGACGACGCCTCGCAGAAGAACCTCGTCGAAGGCGGCGATTGTGACCCGGTCTGCACCGGCGACGATATCTGCGTCGACGGCACCTGCCAGGCCCCCGAGGAAGACGCGTGCACATCGGCCGACGATTGCGGCGCCTGCGAGAACGGCGGCGTCGCGGTCTGCAACGACGACGGAACCTGCGGCTGCACCGAAGCCTGCCCGACCGAGCTGCCCGACCCCTGCGCGCAGACCACCTGCGACCCAGGCTTTGAGCCCTCGGCCACGTCGGCTGGGACCATGGACCCGGCCACCTGTGAGGTCAGCGGCGCCGTCTGTGACTGCGTCGCCCTGCCCCCGCTTTCGCTCGGCGTGCACGGTCTCTACGCAAGCGTCGCCGAGCGCGGCGAGGTTCGCGCGACGGCCGTCTATAACAAGACCTACGGCGACCTGATGGTGGCCACTCTTAGCGCCACCGGCGAGCCGACCTGGTATTTCGTCGACGGCCTGCCCGAGACCGGCCCGGTCACCGGCGCCCTCGACGGCCCGCGTGGCGGCATCGCCACCCGCGGACCCAAAGTCGGCACGCACACCGCCATCGGAATCGACGCCAACGACACCCTGCACGTCCTCTATCGCGACGAGGATAATAGCTCCTTGAAATACGCCCGCGGCACCAAAGCCGGCGACGCGTATACCTTCGAAACCAAGACCCTCAACGAAGACGGCGACAGCGGTTTCTATTCCAGCGTCCTCGTCGCCGACGGCGTCGTCCACGCTGTCTACTCGGTCACCAACTTCGAAGACCCGACCGACGGGTGGCAGACCCAGATGCGCTCGATCAACTTCGCGATCGACGCGCCGATGGACCAACTTGAGCCTGCCGCAGACCTCGTCGCCACCGCGGCGAACCACGACCCCTGCGGCAACTCCTGCGTCGGCACCGAGGTCTGCGTGACCAGCCAGACCCCGGCCGCATGTGTCATCAAGACCCGCGATTGCTCGGCCACCTGCGACGACGGCTTCGCCTGCATCGACGGCACCTGCGAGACCATCTTCGTCAGCCAGGCCAAGGAGTACCCGCTGATGACCGGCCTCTTCTCGCAGTTGAGCTCCACCGATACCGGCATCGCGGTCACCTTCTATGACCATATCAACCAGCAGGTTGGCTGGGCGAAACGCAACGACCAGACCTGGGACGCCGCTCAATTCCTGGGCAACACCAGCGGCCCGTACGTCTCCGGCGCCTTCGACGCCAACGGTCAATTGCACCTGGCCTATATGGACCCGGTGGCTCAACAGCTCCTCTATGAGCAGGTCGGCAACGGCACGCCCGAGGTCGTCGCAGACGGCGCCCGCGACACCGTCAACGGCTATATCCTCGCCGATATCGGCGAAGACGTTGACCTTCGACTCCTCGCCGACGGCAGCGTCGAATTGCTCTATCAGGACGCCACCGCGCACACCCTGGTCCTGGCCACGCGCGACCCGGCCGGCGCCTGGACCAGCACCACGCTTAGCGAGCCGGGCTCGCCGTACACCGGCGCCCACGGCTTCTTCGCCACGATGGTTCGCGAGCCGAGCACCTCGTCGCTCGCGGTAGATTTCGTGCTCAACCAACAAGCCGATCCCACCGTTGGTCAGCCGGAATTCCACACCCTGCCCTGA
- a CDS encoding response regulator — MTSPPEAEAKQLAAALSELQKRFERLGADEMRLTAGARTLSEGVGLLLEELSGDAEAKPARLGLLCGGLEGLADLLEAYAPGLPAAEDSDAQSQPEEDADPMAQFREMFRAEARQRLRALSISMMSIFNEWSAREALTESAAHLHAIRGAASMLGLDKIAKLTTLMEEVVLQMAEAESFERAWPTRALLRGVHLLDAAVADEFLELDISRTVGAMRALHAYSTRNAQELPAELAGEPVSESGGEAAEASRITQPLEQVERESVGLVGAPKKKAPPVYTGEMGKRILIVDDIETIAASVGFILSELEVPIDMAENGAKALEMMRERPYSLVVSDVDMPRMDGVTLTRMVREDPEMRAIPVILLTSLDRPDERDAGIEAGATDYVIKGTIGGGELLNRVKELLVSAPDVPTGEYPQQADRLRVLIAEDVETIAASIAFVLSEGPFDIEIAENGALALSRLRRERYDLLLSDVEMPEMGGLELLEAVRADDALIDLPVILLTSLQNPEVQQRALNIGADRFLIKGEVGADSLRQILEDVAKARAEQPPIEVVEVDIMDTPFPSEKSSQ; from the coding sequence ATGACATCGCCACCCGAAGCTGAGGCCAAGCAACTCGCCGCCGCGTTGAGTGAACTTCAGAAACGTTTCGAGCGCCTGGGCGCCGACGAGATGCGTCTGACGGCGGGGGCGCGCACGCTGTCTGAGGGCGTGGGACTATTGCTCGAGGAGCTGAGCGGGGACGCCGAGGCAAAACCGGCGCGCCTCGGCTTGCTATGCGGCGGGCTTGAGGGGCTGGCGGATTTGCTCGAGGCCTATGCCCCGGGGCTGCCGGCGGCCGAAGACAGTGACGCCCAGAGCCAGCCCGAAGAAGACGCCGACCCGATGGCGCAATTTCGGGAGATGTTTCGCGCCGAAGCTCGCCAGCGCCTAAGGGCCTTGTCGATCTCGATGATGAGCATCTTCAACGAGTGGAGCGCGCGGGAGGCGTTGACCGAGTCGGCGGCTCATCTGCACGCGATTCGCGGCGCGGCGTCGATGCTCGGGTTGGATAAGATCGCGAAGCTGACCACCCTGATGGAAGAGGTGGTGTTGCAGATGGCCGAGGCCGAATCGTTCGAGCGGGCCTGGCCGACGCGCGCGCTGCTGCGCGGCGTGCATTTGCTCGACGCGGCGGTGGCCGATGAATTCTTGGAGCTCGACATCAGCCGCACGGTCGGCGCGATGCGCGCGCTGCACGCGTATTCCACGCGCAACGCCCAGGAGCTTCCAGCCGAGCTCGCCGGTGAGCCGGTGAGTGAATCGGGCGGTGAGGCCGCCGAGGCTTCGCGCATCACTCAGCCCCTGGAGCAGGTCGAGCGCGAGAGCGTCGGGCTCGTCGGCGCGCCCAAGAAGAAGGCGCCGCCGGTGTATACGGGAGAGATGGGCAAGCGCATCCTTATCGTCGATGATATCGAGACCATCGCGGCGAGCGTGGGCTTTATTTTGTCGGAGCTCGAGGTGCCGATTGATATGGCCGAGAACGGCGCCAAGGCGCTGGAGATGATGCGCGAGCGTCCGTACTCGCTGGTGGTCAGCGACGTCGATATGCCGCGCATGGACGGGGTGACGCTGACGCGCATGGTGCGCGAGGACCCGGAGATGCGCGCGATTCCGGTGATCTTGCTCACCAGCCTGGACCGCCCGGATGAGCGCGACGCGGGGATCGAGGCCGGCGCGACCGACTATGTGATCAAGGGGACCATCGGCGGCGGCGAGTTGCTTAACCGGGTGAAGGAATTGCTCGTCAGTGCGCCCGATGTGCCGACCGGGGAGTATCCGCAGCAGGCAGATCGTCTGCGCGTGTTGATCGCCGAAGATGTGGAAACAATCGCGGCCTCGATCGCGTTTGTGCTCTCGGAGGGACCGTTTGATATCGAGATCGCCGAGAACGGCGCCCTCGCGCTTTCGCGATTGCGCCGCGAGCGCTACGATTTGCTCCTGAGCGACGTCGAGATGCCCGAGATGGGCGGGCTCGAGTTGCTCGAGGCCGTGCGGGCCGATGACGCGTTGATCGACCTGCCGGTGATTTTATTAACGAGTTTGCAGAACCCCGAAGTTCAGCAGCGCGCGCTCAATATCGGCGCCGATCGCTTCTTAATTAAGGGAGAGGTTGGCGCGGATTCGTTGCGCCAAATCTTGGAAGATGTCGCGAAGGCGCGCGCCGAACAACCGCCGATTGAGGTGGTCGAGGTTGATATAATGGACACCCCATTCCCCAGCGAGAAGTCATCGCAGTGA
- the sctR gene encoding type III secretion system export apparatus subunit SctR, with protein MGRHVSNMRVFARRRGVDIWRKRGGLGIKIAVFAGVLFSAESAWAQAPGAGGSPLTMVVALGLLALLPFLLIMVTSFVKVAVVLSLLRTAIGAQSVPPNQVITGLAIVLSIYIMAPVGMQIYQEVAPTVEAFEESNTRPGFDEYRDLARRTADPLRAFLVKHAHAVEKELLFDLALELRPPEQREDVERDDLIILIPAFVVSELKEAFTIGFILFVPFIVVDMVIANILLSLGMHMLSPTTISLPFKLLLFVLVDGWFLVVKGLVLGYV; from the coding sequence ATGGGAAGGCATGTCAGCAATATGCGTGTTTTCGCGCGTCGACGCGGTGTCGATATATGGCGAAAACGCGGCGGCCTGGGGATAAAAATAGCGGTCTTTGCGGGGGTGTTATTTTCGGCCGAATCGGCGTGGGCCCAGGCGCCCGGGGCGGGCGGAAGCCCGCTGACAATGGTGGTCGCGCTGGGCTTGCTCGCCCTGTTGCCATTTTTGCTGATTATGGTCACCAGCTTTGTGAAGGTCGCGGTGGTTTTGTCGCTACTTCGCACTGCGATTGGCGCTCAATCGGTGCCGCCCAATCAGGTGATCACCGGTCTCGCGATCGTGTTGAGCATCTATATCATGGCGCCGGTGGGCATGCAGATCTACCAGGAAGTTGCGCCGACCGTCGAAGCCTTCGAAGAGAGCAATACCCGCCCCGGTTTTGACGAATACCGCGACCTCGCCCGGCGCACCGCCGACCCGCTGCGCGCGTTTTTGGTCAAACACGCGCACGCGGTCGAGAAGGAGCTGCTCTTTGACCTTGCGCTCGAGCTTCGCCCGCCGGAGCAGCGCGAGGACGTCGAGCGCGATGACCTCATCATCCTAATCCCGGCGTTCGTCGTAAGCGAGCTTAAGGAAGCGTTCACCATCGGGTTTATCCTATTTGTGCCCTTTATCGTGGTCGATATGGTGATCGCTAATATTCTGCTGAGCCTGGGCATGCATATGCTCAGCCCCACCACCATCAGTTTGCCCTTCAAATTATTGCTCTTTGTGCTCGTCGACGGCTGGTTTCTGGTCGTGAAGGGGCTTGTGCTGGGCTACGTCTAA